A single Elaeis guineensis isolate ETL-2024a chromosome 15, EG11, whole genome shotgun sequence DNA region contains:
- the LOC105058826 gene encoding LOW QUALITY PROTEIN: phosphoinositide phosphatase SAC2 (The sequence of the model RefSeq protein was modified relative to this genomic sequence to represent the inferred CDS: inserted 1 base in 1 codon), protein MRFLNRGDARVLDRMAAESEVAWDWAAAAAEADAEVEAEANSSASAGSGYLQKFALYKTALKFYMVGRDKSRRLWRVLTIDRSEPCELNITEDPTTYSEIECYDSLKRIHDENRSSGGLNFVTKCYGIVGFFKFLGPYYMLLITRRRKIGTICGHAVYAILKSETIAFPHSTVGSNMANSKDENRYMRLLCMVDLTKDFFFSYSYNVMRSLQKNACDGETGQALYETMFVWNEFLTRGIRNHLKNTIWTVALVYGFFVQEKLSISEKDFILTLIARRSRHFAGTRYLKRGVDEKGRVANDVETEQIVFEDVSGEVPXQVTSVVQNRGSIPLFWSQKTTGLNVKPDIILHKKDQNYEASRLHFDNLVKRYGNPIIILNLIKTCEKKPRESLLRAEFVHVIDYINKDLSEESRLRFLHWDLHKHSRRKDINVLALLGKAAACALDLTGIFYCRVIPVLPIQVAPKWPIIAKDTAGDSPCNIYDSRAGVVKSGNGSSEDKGNSNISGSESPADNSETDGSSLSKQPTFQKGVLRTNCIDCLDRTNIAQYAYGLAALGHQLHALGFIDVPGIDQDAPLAGDLMGFYERMGDALALQYGGSGAHNKIFCERRGQWKATTQSQELFKTLHRYYSNMYTDAKKQDAINVFLGHFQPQQGKPALWELLHSNQHSNIGRHGDETARSVIKKSLSELPQRMHLQGDDKGLCESDMSYSRCTSAMQLLADGEHGYSTEHRVNESNCSNFLDLDWEEEASERSYSIDAGLLGNFVHVNVLILDKYALLKSEGSSLINSPFENLSTENVMNGVNTETTSEEGSCSKLEQHKWFFCAIFYIFSYVVCSYPFPGNSLFIGNREQKKPIDHCPVMPLKVPAFLMNFPKASHNGLPMGVLFVNNEKTCS, encoded by the exons ATGAGGTTCCTGAACAGGGGGGATGCTCGGGTTCTAGATAGGATGGCGGCGGAGAGTGAGGTGGCGTGGGAttgggcggcggcggcggcggaggccGATGCGGAGGTGGAGGCGGAGGCCAACTCCTCGGCCTCTGCCGGGAGCGGATACCTTCAGAAGTTTGCACTTTACAAGACTGCACTG AAATTTTATATGGTTGGAAGAGACAAGAGTAGAAGGCTATGGAGAGTGCTAACAATTGATCGATCAGAGCCTTGTGAATTGAACATCACTGAAGACCCCACCACATACTCGGAAATTGAATGCTATGACTCATTGAAACGAATACATGATGAGAACAGGTCGTCTGGGGGACTAAACTTTGTTACCAAATGCTATGGAATTGTTG ggTTTTTCAAGTTTCTAGGGCCTTACTACATGttgctcattacaagaagaagaaaaattggcACCATATGTGGCCATGCGGTGTATGCTATCTTGAAGAGCGAAACAATTGCATTCCCACATTCTACCGTGGGGTCCAATATGGCTAATTCTAAGGATGAGAACAG ATACATGAGGCTCCTATGCATGGTAGATCTCACGAAGGACTTCTTCTTCAGCTACTCATACAATGTAATGCGTAGTCTTCAGAAGAATGCATGCGATGGGGAGACAGGACAGGCTCTTTATGAAACAATGTTTGTCTGGAACGAGTTCTTGACGCGTGGGATTCGGAATCATCTCAAGAACACTATATGGACGGTTGCATTGGTATATGGATTTTTTGTTCAG GAAAAACTCTCGATCTCTGAGAAGGATTTCATATTGACACTCATTGCCAGACGCTCACGCCATTTTGCTGGAACCAG gtACCTGAAGCGTGGTGTTGATGAAAAGGGCAGGGTTGCCAATGATGTGGAGACAGAGCAGATTGTGTTTGAAGATGTCTCGGGAGAAGTTC CACAAGTAACTTCTGTTGTACAAAACAGAGGTTCAATACCCCTTTTTTGGTCCCAGAAAACTACAGGACTGAATGTTAAGCCTGATATCATCT TGCACAAAAAAGACCAGAACTATGAAGCTTCGAGACTCCACTTTGACAATCTTGTAAAGAGATATGGGAATCCAATAATTATTTTGAACTTGATTAAG aCATGTGAGAAGAAGCCTCGAGAATCCTTGCTCCGTGCAGAATTTGTGCATGTGATTGATTATATAAATAAAGATTTATCAGAAGAAAGCCGCTTGAGATTCTTACATTGGGATCTTCACAAGCATTCCCGAAG AAAAGATATAAATGTGCTGGCGTTATTGGGCAAAGCAGCAGCTTGTGCATTGGATCTAACTGGCATCTTTTATTGTCGAGTGATACCTGTTTTACCAATTCAGGTTGCTCCAAAGTGGCCAATCATTGC GAAAGATACTGCTGGTGACAGTCCATGCAATATTTACGACAGCAGAGCCGGTGTTGTTAAATCTGGAAATGGATCATCAGAAGATAAGGGGAACTCTAATATCTCCGGAAGTGAATCTCCTGCGGATAACTCTGAAACGGATGGAAGCTCTTTGAGCAAACAACCTACTTTTCAAAAAGGTGTCCTCAGGACAAATTGTATAGACTGCTTGGATCGCACAAATATTGCCCAATATGCCTATGGTTTAGCTGCTCTTGGGCACCAGCTTCATGCCCTGGGCTTTATAGATGTCCCTGGAATTGATCAAGATGCCCCTTTGGCTGGGGATCTAATGGGTTTCTATGAGAGGATGGGTGATGCTCTTGCTCTACAGTATGGCGGATCTGGTGCCCACAACAAG ATATTCTGTGAGAGGAGAGGACAATGGAAAGCAACAACACAGTCTCAGGAGTTATTCAAGACTCTTCACCGATACTACAGCAACATGTACACGGATGCTAAAAAACAGGATGCTATAAATGT GTTCCTGGGGCACTTCCAACCCCAACAAGGTAAACCAGCACTTTGGGAACTGCTGCATTCAAATCAGCATTCCAATATTGGTAGGCATGGTGATGAAACTGCTAG ATCAGTTATTAAAAAATCCCTATCAGAATTGCCTCAAAGAATGCACCTGCAGGGAGACGACAAAGGTCTTTGTGAAAGCGACATGTCATATTCTAG ATGCACATCAGCAATGCAACTTCTTGCAGACGGTGAACATGGATATTCTACTGAACATAGAGTTAATGAATCAAACTGTTCAAATTTTCTGGACCTTGATTGGGAGGAAGAAGCTTCTGAAAGGTCGTATTCTATTGATGCTGGTCTTCTTG GCAACTTCGTGCATGTCAATGTTCTCATTCTGGACAAGTATGCGTTGTTGAAAAGtgaagg GTCCTCGCTTATCAACTCACCTTTTGAGAATCTATCCACTGAAAATGTCATGAATGGTGTGAATACTGAAACAACAAGTGAGGAAGGGTCTTGTAGTAAG TTGGAACAACACAAATGGTTCTTCTGCgcaatattttatattttcagcTACGTCGTGTGCTCTTATCCATTTCCTGGGAACTCTTTATTTATTGGCAACAGGGAACAGAAGAAACCAATAGATCACTGCCCGGTGATGCCACTGAAAGTTCCAGCATTCCTAATGAATTTTCCGAAAGCTTCGCACAATGGGTTGCCCATGGGGGTACTTTTCGTAAATAACGAGAAGACGTGCTCCTAA
- the LOC105058593 gene encoding small ribosomal subunit protein uS2 isoform X1, whose amino-acid sequence MATTRVLSQKEQDIQMMLAADVHLGTKNCDFQMERYVFKRRSDGIFIINLGKTWEKLQLAARVIVAIENPQDIIVQSARPYGQRAVLKFAQYTGAHAIAGRHTPGTFTNQLQTSFSEPRLLILTDPRTDHQPIKESALGNIPTIAFCDTDSPMRYVDIGIPANNKGKLSIGCLYWLLARMVLQMRGTIAPGRQWEVMVDLFFYRDPEEAKEQEEEAPVAPEFGAVAEYTDVVPTDRWAAERWVPDVGAAPAVVPAVAGVEWTAAQAPVAGDGWEASAAPPVEGAVPPAVPSGWESAAPAPSGWD is encoded by the exons ATGGCGACGACGCGGGTGCTCTCCCAGAAGGAGCAGGACATACAGATGATGCTCGCCGCCGACGTCCATCTCGGCACCAAGAACTGCGACTTCCAGATGGAGCGCTACGTCTTCAAGAGAAGATCCGACG GTATCTTCATCATCAATCTTGGTAAAACTTGGGAGAAACTTCAGCTAGCGGCTAGGGTCATTGTTGCCATTGAGAATCCTCAGGATATTATTGTCCAATCTGCAAGGCCATATGGTCAGAGAGCTGTCTTGAAGTTTGCTCAGTACACTGGTGCTCATGCTATAGCTGGAAGGCATACCCCTGGAACCTTCACCAATCAGCTTCAGACATCCTTTAGTGAGCCACGTCTTCTCATCCTCACTGATCCTAGAACCGATCATCAG CCTATCAAGGAATCTGCTCTGGGAAATATTCCAACAATTGCTTTCTGTGACACTGATTCTCCAATGCGATATGTTGATATTGGAATTCCTGCAAACAACAAAGGCAAGCTCAGTATAGGCTGCCTCTACTGGTTGTTGGCTAGGATGGTTCTGCAGATGCGTGGCACTATTGCTCCCGGGCGTCAATGGGAGGTGATG gttgatctatttttctacaggGATCCTGAGGAAGCTAAAGAACAGGAAGAAGAGGCTCCAGTGGCTCCTGAATTTGGTGCAGTTGCTGAGTACACTGATGTGGTACCCACTGATCGGTGGGCTGCTGAACGGTGGGTGCCTGACGTGGGAGCTGCACCTGCTGTTGTTCCTGCAGTGGCTGGGGTTGAGTGGACTGCTGCTCAAG CCCCTGTAGCTGGCGATGGATGGGAGGCATCCGCAGCTCCCCCTGTTGAAGGTGCCGTTCCTCCTGCTGTACCCTCTGGTTGGGAGTCTGCCGCTCCTGCTCCCTCAGGCTGGGATTAA
- the LOC105058593 gene encoding small ribosomal subunit protein uS2 isoform X2 yields MATTRVLSQKEQDIQMMLAADVHLGTKNCDFQMERYVFKRRSDGIFIINLGKTWEKLQLAARVIVAIENPQDIIVQSARPYGQRAVLKFAQYTGAHAIAGRHTPGTFTNQLQTSFSEPRLLILTDPRTDHQPIKESALGNIPTIAFCDTDSPMRYVDIGIPANNKGKLSIGCLYWLLARMVLQMRGTIAPGRQWEVMVDLFFYRDPEEAKEQEEEAPVAPEFGAVAEYTDVVPTDRWAAERWVPDVGAAPAVVPAVAGVEWTAAQAPVAGDGWHH; encoded by the exons ATGGCGACGACGCGGGTGCTCTCCCAGAAGGAGCAGGACATACAGATGATGCTCGCCGCCGACGTCCATCTCGGCACCAAGAACTGCGACTTCCAGATGGAGCGCTACGTCTTCAAGAGAAGATCCGACG GTATCTTCATCATCAATCTTGGTAAAACTTGGGAGAAACTTCAGCTAGCGGCTAGGGTCATTGTTGCCATTGAGAATCCTCAGGATATTATTGTCCAATCTGCAAGGCCATATGGTCAGAGAGCTGTCTTGAAGTTTGCTCAGTACACTGGTGCTCATGCTATAGCTGGAAGGCATACCCCTGGAACCTTCACCAATCAGCTTCAGACATCCTTTAGTGAGCCACGTCTTCTCATCCTCACTGATCCTAGAACCGATCATCAG CCTATCAAGGAATCTGCTCTGGGAAATATTCCAACAATTGCTTTCTGTGACACTGATTCTCCAATGCGATATGTTGATATTGGAATTCCTGCAAACAACAAAGGCAAGCTCAGTATAGGCTGCCTCTACTGGTTGTTGGCTAGGATGGTTCTGCAGATGCGTGGCACTATTGCTCCCGGGCGTCAATGGGAGGTGATG gttgatctatttttctacaggGATCCTGAGGAAGCTAAAGAACAGGAAGAAGAGGCTCCAGTGGCTCCTGAATTTGGTGCAGTTGCTGAGTACACTGATGTGGTACCCACTGATCGGTGGGCTGCTGAACGGTGGGTGCCTGACGTGGGAGCTGCACCTGCTGTTGTTCCTGCAGTGGCTGGGGTTGAGTGGACTGCTGCTCAAG CCCCTGTAGCTGGCGATGGGTGGCACCATTGA